In a single window of the Streptomyces cinnabarinus genome:
- a CDS encoding N-acyl-D-amino-acid deacylase family protein: MLDLVIRDAEVVDGSGADSYRADVVVDDGRIVAIVREAAAAGCQRPTAMRELDAEGLVLAPGFIDMHAHSDLALLRDPDHSAKAAQGVTLEVIGQDGLSYAPVDDRTLAEVRRAITGWNGSGDDIDFDWRSVGEYLDRLDRGIAVNAAYLIPQGTVRALAVGWEDREATPEELDRMRQLVAEGLEQGAVGLSSGLTYTPGMYAKDAELTELCRVVASYGGYYCPHHRSYGAGALEAYAEMVALTRDAGCALHLAHATMNFGVNKGRAPELLALLDDALASGADISLDTYPYTPGCTTLAALLPSWASEGGPEAVLARLRDDATAERIRHDLEVIGSDGCHGVPMDWATIEISGVNDPGLSEHIGRRPADWPTARNLLLADRLGTTILQHVGHEENVQEIMRHPAHTGGSDGILQGTKPHPRAYGTFPQYLGRYVRELGVLSLEECVAHLTSRPAARLRLPDRGLVREGYRADLVLFDPRTVAAGSTYEEPRKLPTGIPYVLVDGRFVIEEGRRTDVLAGRAIRRTPAH; encoded by the coding sequence GTGCTGGACCTGGTCATCCGGGACGCCGAGGTGGTGGACGGCTCCGGCGCCGACTCCTACCGCGCCGACGTGGTGGTCGACGACGGCCGGATCGTCGCGATCGTGCGCGAGGCCGCGGCGGCGGGCTGCCAACGGCCCACGGCGATGCGGGAGCTGGACGCCGAGGGCCTCGTCCTGGCCCCCGGTTTCATCGACATGCACGCGCACAGCGATCTGGCCCTGCTGCGGGACCCGGACCACAGCGCCAAGGCCGCGCAGGGCGTGACGCTGGAGGTGATCGGCCAGGACGGGCTGTCGTACGCGCCGGTCGACGACCGTACGCTCGCCGAGGTGCGCCGCGCGATCACCGGCTGGAACGGCTCCGGCGACGACATCGACTTCGACTGGCGGTCGGTGGGCGAGTACCTCGACCGGCTGGACCGCGGTATCGCCGTGAACGCGGCCTATCTCATCCCCCAGGGCACGGTCCGGGCGCTTGCCGTCGGCTGGGAGGACCGCGAGGCGACGCCCGAAGAACTGGACCGGATGCGGCAGTTGGTCGCCGAGGGCCTGGAACAGGGCGCGGTCGGCCTGTCCTCGGGCCTCACCTACACCCCCGGCATGTACGCCAAGGACGCCGAACTGACCGAACTGTGCCGGGTGGTGGCCTCCTACGGCGGCTACTACTGCCCGCACCACCGCTCGTACGGGGCGGGCGCGCTGGAGGCGTACGCGGAGATGGTGGCGCTGACCCGGGACGCCGGGTGCGCCCTGCACCTGGCCCACGCGACGATGAACTTCGGCGTGAACAAGGGCCGGGCACCGGAGTTGCTGGCCCTGCTGGACGACGCGCTGGCGTCCGGCGCGGACATCAGCCTCGACACCTACCCCTACACGCCCGGCTGTACGACCCTGGCCGCGCTGCTGCCGAGCTGGGCGAGCGAGGGCGGCCCGGAGGCGGTGCTGGCGCGGCTGCGGGACGACGCGACGGCCGAGCGGATCCGCCACGACCTGGAGGTCATCGGCTCGGACGGCTGCCACGGGGTGCCGATGGACTGGGCGACGATCGAGATCTCGGGGGTGAACGACCCGGGGCTGTCGGAGCACATCGGCCGCCGCCCGGCCGACTGGCCGACCGCCCGGAACCTGCTGCTCGCGGACCGCCTCGGCACGACGATCCTCCAGCACGTCGGACATGAGGAGAACGTCCAGGAGATCATGCGCCACCCGGCCCACACCGGCGGCTCGGACGGCATCCTCCAGGGCACCAAGCCGCACCCACGGGCCTACGGCACCTTCCCGCAGTATCTCGGCCGGTACGTACGGGAGTTGGGGGTGCTGTCGCTGGAGGAGTGCGTGGCGCATCTGACGTCCCGCCCGGCGGCCCGGCTGCGGCTGCCGGACCGCGGGCTGGTCCGTGAGGGCTACCGGGCGGACCTGGTGCTGTTCGACCCGCGGACGGTGGCGGCGGGCTCGACGTACGAAGAACCGCGGAAACTCCCGACGGGCATCCCCTACGTCCTGGTCGACGGCCGTTTCGTCATCGAGGAGGGCCGCCGGACGGATGTGCTGGCGGGGCGGGCGATCCGCAGAACGCCCGCCCACTGA
- a CDS encoding amino acid deaminase, protein MPAEALARLAEERIDHRFKGLPPDATGRTVRELAAERRNLFTDGFATPVLALSAERLDHNLRLMETYAERHGLAFAPHGKTSMAPQLFRRQIEHGAWGITLAVPHQVWVAREFGIERVFLANELVDAASLRRIAAELAADPSFRFICYVDSVRGVELMDAALEGAARPLDVVVELAAGDGARTGVRAEAECVAVADAVAAARGLRLVGVAGYEGEVPQATPERVDAYLRRLVALAADFDKAGRFADTDEVVVSAGGSAWFDAVAEVFAEIPELSLPVLKLLRSGAYVSHDDGHYRKLTPFNRVPEEGALEPAFRLWAQVVSRPSAEQGFLNAGKRDAAYDLDLPFAQVIRRDGTERPATGVSVTALSDQHAWLRTTPEADLEVGDWVGLGLSHPCTSFDKWPLIPVAEADGTVVDYIRTFF, encoded by the coding sequence ATGCCCGCTGAAGCGCTCGCCCGTCTGGCCGAGGAACGCATCGACCACCGCTTCAAGGGCCTTCCGCCGGACGCCACGGGCCGCACGGTCCGCGAACTGGCGGCCGAGCGGCGCAACCTCTTCACCGACGGCTTCGCCACCCCCGTACTCGCCCTCTCCGCCGAGCGGCTCGACCACAACCTCCGCCTCATGGAGACCTACGCCGAACGCCACGGCCTCGCCTTCGCCCCGCACGGCAAGACCTCCATGGCCCCGCAGCTCTTCCGGCGGCAGATCGAGCACGGCGCCTGGGGCATCACGCTCGCGGTGCCGCACCAGGTCTGGGTGGCCCGGGAGTTCGGCATCGAGCGCGTCTTCCTCGCCAATGAGCTCGTGGACGCCGCCTCCCTGCGCCGTATCGCCGCCGAACTGGCCGCCGACCCCTCCTTCCGGTTCATCTGCTACGTCGACTCCGTGCGGGGCGTGGAACTGATGGACGCGGCCCTGGAGGGCGCCGCCCGCCCCCTGGACGTCGTCGTCGAACTCGCCGCGGGCGACGGCGCGCGCACCGGTGTCCGTGCCGAGGCCGAGTGCGTGGCGGTCGCCGACGCCGTGGCCGCCGCCCGCGGGCTGCGGCTGGTCGGTGTCGCGGGGTACGAGGGCGAGGTCCCGCAGGCGACCCCGGAGCGGGTGGACGCCTATCTGCGCCGACTGGTCGCCCTGGCCGCCGACTTCGACAAGGCGGGCCGGTTCGCGGACACGGACGAGGTCGTCGTCAGCGCGGGCGGCAGCGCCTGGTTCGACGCGGTGGCGGAGGTGTTCGCGGAGATCCCCGAACTCTCCCTGCCCGTGCTGAAGTTGCTGCGCTCGGGCGCGTACGTCTCGCACGACGACGGCCACTATCGCAAGCTGACCCCGTTCAACCGGGTCCCCGAGGAGGGCGCCCTGGAGCCCGCGTTCCGGCTGTGGGCGCAGGTGGTCTCCCGTCCCAGCGCGGAACAGGGCTTCCTCAACGCGGGCAAGCGGGACGCGGCGTACGACCTGGATCTCCCCTTCGCCCAGGTGATCCGCCGGGACGGCACCGAGCGCCCGGCCACCGGGGTCTCGGTGACCGCCCTGTCCGACCAGCACGCCTGGCTGCGGACGACGCCCGAGGCGGATCTGGAGGTCGGCGACTGGGTCGGCCTCGGCCTGTCCCACCCGTGCACGTCGTTCGACAAGTGGCCGCTGATCCCGGTCGCCGAGGCGGACGGCACGGTCGTCGACTACATCCGTACGTTCTTCTAG
- a CDS encoding sugar kinase: protein MTSTGACDFVDVVALGESMVAFLPTRPGRLAEVPSFDRSIGGAESNVACALAAAGHSVRWVSRVGADGFGDHLVETIGSYGVDVSSVRRDPSRPTGVYFRTAGDRGTDAHEVAYYRAGSAASAMSVANVDPGPGRVLHLSGITAALSDQCLALLRALTAPRPDRPLISFDVNHRPGLWRGTEGPRVLLELARGADIVFVGEDEAESAWGVTGGPEEIRELLPEPEVLVVKQGARGAVEYRSPTPTHVTFEPALRVTLVATTGAGDAFAAGYLSATLRNLPARERLRHGHLWAAAALTAPGDLAVPPTRDTADRLAAVADDVWGRLRLGPGWTQADPRAEEEVRTP from the coding sequence GTGACCAGTACCGGAGCCTGCGACTTCGTCGATGTGGTCGCGCTGGGCGAGTCCATGGTCGCGTTCCTGCCCACCCGGCCGGGGCGCCTCGCCGAGGTGCCGTCCTTCGACCGGTCGATCGGCGGCGCGGAGTCCAACGTCGCCTGCGCGCTGGCGGCCGCGGGACACTCCGTGCGCTGGGTCAGCCGAGTCGGCGCGGACGGCTTCGGCGACCACCTGGTGGAGACGATCGGTTCGTACGGCGTCGACGTCTCGTCCGTGCGCCGGGACCCTTCGCGGCCGACGGGGGTGTACTTCCGCACGGCGGGGGACCGGGGGACGGACGCGCACGAGGTGGCGTACTACCGGGCGGGTTCGGCGGCCTCGGCGATGTCCGTGGCGAACGTCGACCCGGGACCGGGGCGTGTGCTGCACCTCTCCGGCATCACGGCGGCCCTGTCGGACCAGTGCCTGGCCCTGTTGCGAGCCCTGACCGCGCCCCGCCCGGACCGCCCCCTGATCTCCTTCGACGTCAACCACCGCCCCGGCCTGTGGCGGGGCACGGAAGGCCCCCGGGTGCTGCTGGAACTGGCCCGGGGCGCCGACATCGTGTTCGTGGGCGAGGACGAGGCGGAGAGCGCGTGGGGGGTGACCGGCGGCCCTGAGGAGATCCGGGAGTTGTTGCCGGAGCCGGAGGTGCTGGTCGTGAAGCAAGGAGCGAGAGGGGCGGTCGAGTACCGCTCACCGACGCCCACCCACGTCACCTTCGAACCCGCCCTCCGAGTAACCCTCGTGGCAACCACCGGCGCCGGGGACGCCTTCGCCGCCGGATATCTCTCCGCGACCCTCCGGAACCTCCCCGCGCGCGAGCGCCTGCGGCACGGGCACCTCTGGGCCGCCGCCGCCCTCACCGCCCCCGGAGACCTCGCCGTACCCCCGACCCGCGACACCGCCGACCGTCTGGCGGCCGTCGCGGACGACGTGTGGGGGAGACTTCGACTCGGCCCCGGCTGGACACAGGCCGATCCGCGGGCCGAGGAGGAGGTACGCACCCCATGA
- a CDS encoding IclR family transcriptional regulator: MSQTVDRALSILPLLAEGPADLGTVADRLGVHKSTALRLLRTLHEHGMVYRQSDQRYRLGARLIALAQEAMENLDIREIAHPHLVRLNEQCGHTVHLAVYEEDEVLYIDKVESRYPVRMYSRIGKPVAITVAAVAKLLLADLPEHERRVLAEKLDYPMYTSRSTPNAPAFLRELDKVREQGWATDLGGHEESINCVAAPVRGADGRVVAAMSVSAPNVVVTADELLTLLPLVRRTADGISGEYSGKTPAKDPE; encoded by the coding sequence ATGAGCCAGACCGTCGACCGCGCGCTCAGCATCCTGCCGCTGCTCGCCGAGGGCCCCGCCGACCTGGGCACCGTCGCCGACCGCCTGGGGGTGCACAAGTCCACCGCCCTGCGCCTGCTGCGCACCCTGCACGAGCACGGCATGGTCTACCGCCAGTCGGACCAGCGTTACCGCCTCGGCGCCCGGCTCATCGCCCTCGCCCAGGAGGCGATGGAGAACCTCGACATCCGCGAGATCGCCCACCCCCACCTCGTACGCCTCAACGAGCAGTGCGGCCACACCGTCCACCTCGCCGTGTACGAGGAGGACGAGGTGCTGTACATCGACAAGGTCGAGAGCCGCTACCCGGTGCGGATGTACTCCCGGATCGGCAAGCCCGTCGCCATCACCGTCGCCGCCGTCGCCAAGCTGCTGCTCGCCGATCTGCCCGAGCACGAGCGCCGGGTGCTCGCCGAGAAGCTCGACTACCCCATGTACACGTCCCGTTCGACCCCCAACGCACCCGCCTTCCTGCGCGAGCTGGACAAGGTGCGCGAACAGGGCTGGGCCACCGACCTCGGCGGCCACGAGGAGTCCATCAACTGCGTCGCCGCCCCCGTCCGCGGCGCGGACGGCCGGGTCGTCGCCGCGATGTCGGTGTCCGCGCCCAACGTCGTCGTCACCGCCGACGAACTCCTCACCCTGCTCCCGCTGGTCCGCCGTACCGCGGACGGGATCAGCGGCGAGTACTCCGGCAAGACCCCAGCAAAGGACCCCGAATGA
- a CDS encoding RidA family protein: MTSQTNKSDKIALTPKTHTTPPAKFSHGVKKGNLLQVAGQVGFLPAEEGKPPTPAGPTLREQTLQTLANVKAILEEGGASWDDVMMIRVYLTDVAHFAEMNEIYNQYFEDQRLTAPPAARTTVYVGLPAGLLIEIDALAVLS; encoded by the coding sequence ATGACGAGCCAGACCAACAAGTCGGACAAGATCGCGCTCACCCCGAAGACCCACACCACCCCGCCCGCGAAGTTCTCGCACGGAGTGAAGAAGGGCAACCTCCTCCAGGTCGCCGGCCAGGTCGGCTTCCTGCCCGCCGAGGAGGGCAAGCCGCCCACCCCCGCCGGGCCCACCCTGCGCGAGCAGACCCTCCAGACCCTCGCCAACGTCAAGGCGATCCTGGAGGAGGGCGGCGCCTCCTGGGACGACGTGATGATGATCCGCGTCTACCTCACCGACGTGGCCCACTTCGCCGAGATGAACGAGATCTACAACCAGTACTTCGAGGACCAGCGGCTCACCGCCCCGCCCGCCGCGCGCACCACCGTCTACGTCGGCCTCCCCGCGGGCCTGCTCATCGAGATCGACGCCCTCGCCGTCCTGAGCTGA
- a CDS encoding GntP family permease, with amino-acid sequence MTPPPHTGGLLLLLDGTAGLLTVAAIGIALLLFLIIKVRLQPFVALLAVSIAVGLLAGLSVTELFGTVQRSDAVSTIETGMGGILGHVAIIIGLGTMLGAILEVSGGAEVLASRLLGMFGEKRAPLAMGVTGVVFGVPVFFDVGIFVLAPIVYAAAKRSGKSILLYCLPLLAGLSMTHAFLPPHPGPVAAAGLLDVDLGWVILMGVVCGIPAVLAAWVFAAWIGRRIFVAVPQDMVEAAEEAKRAVLDEQRAAGGGHGEPREQPVALGTVLAIIGTPLILILAATFSSIALDPSTPRSVIEFFGHPFVALTIALLLAYYVLGIRRGWSRKSLETVSTSSLKPVGNILLVVGAGGVFGAVLKASGVAQALSDTFNDVGLPVIALSYLISVVLRVAQGSATVAIVTTAGIVAPLLAGGDHSQAFTALVIMAISAGSIFASHVNDGGFWMVAKYFGISERDTLRTWTVLETVLSVVGFVVAAALSIFV; translated from the coding sequence ATGACTCCACCCCCGCACACCGGCGGACTGCTCCTCCTCCTCGACGGCACCGCCGGTCTGCTGACCGTCGCCGCCATCGGTATCGCTCTGCTGCTGTTCCTGATCATCAAGGTGCGACTCCAGCCGTTCGTCGCCCTGCTCGCCGTCTCCATAGCCGTCGGCCTGCTCGCCGGTCTGTCGGTCACCGAACTCTTCGGCACCGTCCAGCGTTCCGACGCCGTCTCCACCATCGAGACCGGCATGGGCGGCATCCTCGGCCATGTCGCGATCATCATCGGCCTCGGCACCATGCTCGGCGCGATCCTCGAAGTCAGCGGCGGCGCCGAGGTGTTGGCGTCCCGGCTGCTCGGGATGTTCGGCGAGAAGCGCGCCCCGCTCGCCATGGGCGTCACCGGAGTCGTCTTCGGCGTCCCGGTCTTCTTCGACGTCGGCATCTTCGTCCTCGCCCCGATCGTCTACGCCGCCGCCAAGCGCTCCGGCAAGTCGATCCTGCTCTACTGCCTGCCCCTGCTCGCGGGCCTGTCGATGACCCACGCCTTCCTGCCCCCGCACCCCGGCCCGGTGGCCGCGGCCGGACTGCTGGACGTGGACCTCGGCTGGGTCATCCTCATGGGCGTGGTCTGCGGCATCCCCGCCGTGCTCGCCGCCTGGGTGTTCGCCGCCTGGATCGGCCGCCGGATCTTCGTCGCCGTACCGCAGGACATGGTCGAGGCGGCCGAGGAGGCCAAGCGCGCCGTCCTCGACGAACAGCGTGCGGCCGGGGGTGGGCACGGGGAACCGCGGGAACAGCCCGTCGCCCTCGGCACGGTGCTCGCCATCATCGGTACGCCCCTGATCCTGATCCTCGCCGCCACGTTCTCCTCGATCGCGCTGGACCCCTCCACCCCGCGCTCGGTCATCGAGTTCTTCGGCCACCCCTTCGTCGCCCTGACGATCGCACTGCTGCTCGCCTACTACGTCCTCGGCATCCGGCGCGGCTGGTCCCGCAAGTCCCTGGAGACGGTGTCCACTTCCTCCCTCAAGCCGGTCGGCAACATCCTGCTGGTGGTCGGCGCGGGCGGGGTCTTCGGCGCCGTGCTGAAGGCGAGCGGGGTGGCGCAGGCGCTGTCGGACACCTTCAACGACGTGGGCCTGCCGGTGATCGCGCTGTCCTATCTGATCTCCGTCGTGCTGCGGGTGGCGCAGGGCTCGGCGACGGTCGCCATCGTCACCACGGCCGGCATCGTGGCGCCGCTGCTCGCCGGGGGCGACCACTCCCAGGCCTTCACCGCCCTGGTCATCATGGCGATCTCGGCCGGTTCCATCTTCGCCTCGCACGTCAACGACGGAGGCTTCTGGATGGTCGCCAAGTACTTCGGCATCAGCGAGCGGGACACCCTCAGGACCTGGACCGTGCTGGAGACGGTGCTGTCCGTCGTCGGGTTCGTGGTGGCCGCCGCGTTGAGCATCTTCGTATAA
- a CDS encoding M14 family metallopeptidase: MRLRIRGSGARSGRRTAALATLLALALAAPLSANVTANADSGTRAAPSADDIRQYEVHTHSTAKDRTAIQRTGVSVDEVDSHGLVVSGRAAQIRKLRGLGYEVTPLAAVPDRSNGADDIRLFDFPSADSRYHNYAEMTSEINSIVSANPSIASTRVIGTSYQGRNITAIKISDNVGTDEAEPEVLFTHHQHAREHLTVEMALYLLRELTSDYGTDSRVTGMVNNREIWIIPDLNPDGGEYDIATGSYRSWRKNRQPNSGSSYVGTDLNRNWNYRWGCCGGSSGSTSSETYRGTAAESAPEVRVVANFVRSRVVGGKQQIKAGIDFHTYSELVLWPFGYTYSDTTTGMTADDRNAFATVGGKMAASNGYTPEQASDLYITDGSIDDYLWGSQKIFGYTFEMYPRSGGGGFYPPDEVIERETSRNRDAVLQLLENADCMYRSIGKEAQYC, encoded by the coding sequence ATGCGACTTCGCATCCGAGGCTCGGGCGCCCGCAGCGGCAGACGAACCGCCGCGCTCGCCACCCTCCTCGCCCTGGCCCTCGCGGCACCCCTTTCCGCGAACGTCACGGCGAACGCCGACAGCGGCACCCGCGCGGCGCCCTCCGCCGACGACATCCGCCAGTACGAGGTCCACACCCACTCCACCGCCAAGGACCGCACCGCGATCCAGCGGACCGGCGTGAGCGTGGACGAGGTCGACAGCCACGGGCTCGTGGTCTCCGGCCGCGCCGCCCAGATCCGCAAGCTGCGCGGACTCGGCTACGAGGTCACGCCGTTGGCCGCCGTACCCGACCGGTCGAACGGGGCGGACGACATCCGGCTGTTCGACTTCCCGTCGGCGGACTCGCGCTATCACAACTACGCGGAGATGACGAGCGAGATCAACTCGATCGTCTCGGCCAACCCGAGCATCGCCAGCACCCGGGTGATCGGCACGTCGTACCAGGGCCGGAACATCACCGCCATCAAGATCAGCGACAACGTCGGCACCGACGAGGCCGAGCCCGAGGTGCTGTTCACCCACCACCAGCACGCCCGTGAGCACCTCACCGTCGAGATGGCGCTGTACCTGCTGCGCGAGCTGACCTCCGACTACGGCACCGACTCCCGGGTCACCGGCATGGTGAACAACCGCGAGATCTGGATCATCCCGGACCTCAACCCGGACGGCGGCGAGTACGACATCGCGACCGGTTCGTACCGCTCCTGGCGCAAGAACCGGCAGCCCAACTCCGGTTCCTCGTACGTCGGTACCGACCTCAACCGCAACTGGAACTACCGCTGGGGCTGCTGCGGCGGCTCCTCCGGCTCCACGTCCTCGGAGACCTACCGGGGTACGGCGGCCGAGTCCGCGCCCGAGGTGCGGGTGGTCGCGAACTTCGTGCGCAGCCGGGTCGTCGGCGGGAAGCAGCAGATCAAGGCCGGGATCGACTTCCACACCTACAGCGAACTGGTGCTGTGGCCCTTCGGGTACACCTACTCCGACACCACGACCGGCATGACGGCCGACGACCGCAACGCCTTCGCCACCGTGGGCGGGAAGATGGCCGCCAGCAACGGCTACACCCCCGAGCAGGCCAGTGACCTGTACATCACCGACGGGTCGATCGACGACTACCTCTGGGGCTCCCAGAAGATCTTCGGGTACACCTTCGAGATGTACCCGCGCTCCGGCGGTGGCGGCTTCTACCCGCCCGACGAGGTGATCGAGCGGGAGACGTCCCGGAACCGGGACGCCGTCCTGCAACTGCTGGAGAACGCGGACTGTATGTACCGGTCGATCGGGAAGGAAGCCCAGTACTGCTAG
- a CDS encoding LuxR C-terminal-related transcriptional regulator yields the protein MGGSAPRRDERPSAEPAGFVGRRAELLGGRQLLAGSRLVTLTGPGGVGKTRLALRLADRVHRTFPDGIRFVDLAGLDDPALVPLAAAAALGPPDRVGRPPLDALAERVGERRLLLVIDNCEHLLTACAELTAALLHGTPNARILATSRHRLGLTGEHLLELRPLPVPDPDGDLSDADRHPALALFADRAAAVVPGFRLTEANRAAVARLCRSLDGLPLAIELAAGRLRDVGLDRLADGHFGSLRATVDRSHRLCTEQERLTWARASVLAGGFDLETAEAVCADGVRLRSEEVLEAVAGLVDKSVLIREATAGGVRYRLLGTLRHYGLDRLRALPDEESATRGRHRDRTRHQAGTGERAREITTRRRADQDSRRAAPDFGLTPRESQVAELVAQGLANQQIAERLVIARRTAEGHVERILGKLGLSNRSQLAAWVTARR from the coding sequence ATGGGCGGATCAGCGCCACGACGGGACGAGCGCCCCTCGGCCGAGCCGGCCGGCTTCGTGGGCCGTCGCGCCGAACTGCTCGGCGGGCGCCAGCTGTTGGCGGGATCGCGGCTGGTCACGCTGACCGGTCCCGGCGGGGTCGGCAAGACCCGGCTCGCCCTGCGCCTCGCGGACCGGGTCCACCGCACGTTCCCGGACGGCATCCGCTTCGTGGACCTGGCCGGGCTCGACGACCCGGCCCTGGTCCCGCTCGCCGCCGCCGCCGCGCTCGGTCCGCCCGACCGCGTCGGCCGGCCCCCGCTGGACGCGCTCGCGGAGCGGGTGGGGGAGCGCCGCCTGCTCCTGGTGATCGACAACTGCGAGCACCTGCTGACCGCCTGCGCGGAACTGACCGCGGCCCTGTTGCACGGCACCCCGAACGCCCGGATCCTGGCGACCAGCCGGCACCGCCTGGGCCTGACGGGCGAACACCTCCTGGAGCTACGGCCGCTGCCCGTCCCCGACCCCGACGGCGACCTGTCCGACGCGGACCGCCATCCGGCGCTCGCCCTCTTCGCCGACCGGGCGGCGGCCGTCGTGCCCGGCTTCCGGCTGACGGAGGCCAACCGGGCCGCCGTGGCCCGTCTCTGCCGGAGCCTGGACGGACTCCCGCTGGCCATCGAGCTCGCGGCGGGCCGGCTGCGGGACGTCGGCCTCGACCGGCTCGCGGACGGGCACTTCGGCTCGCTGCGCGCGACGGTCGACCGGAGCCACCGACTCTGCACCGAACAGGAGCGGTTGACCTGGGCCCGGGCCTCGGTGCTCGCGGGAGGCTTCGACCTGGAGACGGCGGAGGCGGTGTGCGCGGACGGGGTACGGCTGCGGAGCGAGGAGGTCCTGGAGGCGGTCGCCGGGCTGGTGGACAAGTCGGTACTGATCAGGGAAGCGACGGCGGGCGGCGTCCGCTACCGCCTCCTCGGCACCCTCCGCCACTACGGCCTCGACCGGCTTCGTGCCCTGCCCGACGAGGAGTCGGCCACCCGTGGTCGCCACCGGGACCGGACCCGGCATCAGGCCGGCACCGGCGAACGCGCCCGCGAGATCACGACCCGCCGACGAGCCGACCAGGACAGCCGACGAGCCGCTCCGGACTTCGGCCTCACCCCTCGCGAGTCCCAGGTGGCCGAACTCGTCGCCCAAGGGCTCGCCAACCAGCAGATCGCCGAGCGGCTGGTCATCGCCCGGCGGACGGCCGAGGGCCATGTGGAGCGCATCCTCGGCAAGCTCGGGCTGAGCAATCGCAGCCAGCTCGCCGCCTGGGTGACGGCCCGGCGCTGA
- a CDS encoding MEDS domain-containing protein has product MISQPTSAPGAFDHRLAVLGTDEEFVAAALPFLAEALGAPAEPPPVAIAAPDKLALLRDALGAEARSAVLLPHTDWYTGSAANAVARAAGYLAAQAGPGGRIHLLMEPVWSGRAGRSPRESAEWIRYEALANLLFAPFATTALCVYDSRTAGPAVIAEARRTHPATGVYEDPVRIAAELDAVPLPSAPEDARSLGRPDADAVRSWGGGRGLGAADAELFALAVTEAAAALGPVTGVRLWGRAPECVCELRGTRRITDPLAGFVPPDTGEPEPGQGLWYARQVCAYVDVRADAEGTTVRLQYG; this is encoded by the coding sequence GTGATCAGCCAACCCACCTCCGCCCCGGGGGCCTTCGACCACCGCCTGGCCGTGCTCGGCACCGACGAGGAGTTCGTGGCCGCTGCCCTCCCCTTCCTCGCCGAAGCCCTCGGCGCCCCCGCCGAACCCCCGCCCGTCGCGATCGCCGCCCCCGACAAGCTGGCCCTGCTGCGGGACGCCCTCGGAGCCGAGGCGCGGAGCGCGGTGCTGCTGCCGCACACCGACTGGTACACCGGCTCCGCGGCCAACGCCGTGGCCCGGGCCGCCGGTTACCTCGCCGCGCAGGCCGGCCCCGGCGGCCGTATCCATCTGCTGATGGAGCCCGTCTGGAGCGGCCGGGCCGGACGCTCGCCGCGGGAGAGCGCCGAGTGGATCCGCTACGAGGCCCTCGCCAACCTCCTGTTCGCCCCGTTCGCCACGACCGCGCTGTGCGTCTACGACTCCCGCACCGCGGGCCCCGCCGTCATCGCCGAGGCCCGCCGCACCCACCCCGCCACGGGCGTGTACGAGGACCCCGTCCGGATCGCCGCCGAGCTGGACGCCGTACCCCTGCCGTCGGCGCCCGAGGACGCGCGCTCGCTCGGCCGGCCGGACGCCGACGCCGTACGGTCCTGGGGCGGCGGCCGGGGGCTCGGCGCGGCGGACGCGGAGCTGTTCGCGCTGGCCGTGACCGAGGCGGCGGCCGCGCTCGGCCCGGTCACCGGGGTCCGGCTGTGGGGCCGGGCCCCCGAGTGCGTCTGCGAACTGCGCGGCACGCGCCGGATCACCGATCCGCTGGCCGGGTTCGTCCCGCCGGACACCGGCGAACCGGAACCGGGACAGGGCCTGTGGTACGCCCGGCAGGTGTGCGCCTACGTCGACGTCCGGGCCGACGCCGAGGGGACGACCGTACGTCTGCAATACGGGTAG
- a CDS encoding ATP-binding protein — MLQLRNGSFRQPPVGAGHLTVEYDPRPSAVREARMEVRRQLEGWGLAGQDELLDTAELLVSELATNALLHSASRFRVTLSAARGVLRCEVEDAGRRTPQVLEAGSSESGRGMFLVDALARRWGCHQDGRRKTVWFEL, encoded by the coding sequence ATGCTGCAACTCCGGAACGGATCCTTCCGTCAACCGCCCGTCGGAGCCGGTCATCTGACCGTGGAGTACGACCCGCGCCCCTCGGCGGTCCGTGAGGCCCGCATGGAGGTGCGCAGGCAGCTGGAGGGGTGGGGGCTCGCGGGCCAGGACGAGCTGCTGGACACGGCCGAGCTGCTGGTCAGTGAGCTGGCGACGAACGCGCTGCTGCACTCGGCGAGCCGGTTCCGGGTGACGCTGTCCGCCGCGCGCGGCGTGCTGCGCTGCGAGGTGGAGGACGCCGGGCGCCGCACCCCGCAGGTGCTGGAGGCGGGCAGTTCGGAGAGCGGGCGGGGCATGTTCCTGGTGGACGCGCTGGCCCGGAGATGGGGCTGTCACCAGGACGGGCGGCGCAAGACGGTCTGGTTCGAACTCTGA